Genomic DNA from Anaerolineae bacterium:
TGGCGCATCACTTCTGGCCCAAAGGCGCGCTCTCTTTCATCATATAGCTCACGGGCCATAGTCAACAGCCGCTCCTCGAGTTGTTGAGGGGTTAGCTCACGCCAGCGCGCGGCTGTCTCCGTTGCCGGCAGCGGGAAGATGCGCTGGATCGCGCTGTGCAGGCCCGTTAGATCCCATTCCCCTCGGTCGGGGCTGGCCAGATAGGCGTTAATGAGCGACCGGATTTCGTCCTCGATCATCCCCTCGATGGTGGGCCGCATCGTCGGCTCGGAAAGGATGCGGCGCCGCTGCGCGTAGATGATCTCACGCTGAGTGTTGACGACGTCGTCGTACTCTAGGACGTGCTTGCGGATGTCGAAGTTGTAGCCCTCCACCTTGATCTGGGCGTTTTCGATGGCCTTGGATACCATGTTGTGCTCGATGGGGACATCGTCCTCCACGCCCAACCGCTCCATAAGCTTGGCGACGCTTTGACCGCCGAACCGCCGCATCAGGTCGTCATCTAGGGCCACGTAAAAGCGCGAGGAGCCTGGATCGCCCTGTCGTCCGGCTCGGCCGCGCAGTTGGTTGTCTATACGCCGCGCCTCATGTCGCTCGGTGCCAATGATGTGCAAGCCCCCCAGGGCGATGACCTTTTCCCGATCAGCAGCGCATTCCCGCCAGGCCTCGGCTAGCACCTGCGCCCAGCGCTCGGGGAAGATCCGGGTCGGGTCCTCGCCGCGGCGGAGCATGTCCACTGCCTCATTCCACTGCATTTGGGAGATCTGTGTGAGGTCTGCCCCTTCGCGACGCAGCCGTTCCCGAGCCAGCCCTTCAGGGTTGCCACCCAGCAAGATGTCCACACCGCGGCCGGCCATGTTGGTGGCGATGGTCACTGCGCCGGAACGGCCGGCCTGGGCGATGATCGCCGCCTCGCGCTCGTGATACTTGGCGTTCAATACCTCGTGCGGGATGCCGCGCCGCTTCAGCATGTTGGAAAGCATTTCCGAGGTCTCGATGGCGAGGGTGCCCACCAGCACAGGCTGCCCGCGCTGATGACACTGGACGATTTCCTCCACTACCGCCCGGAACTTAGCCTCCTTGGTCTTGTAAACGACGTCTGGATAGTCTACCCGAATCATCGGGCGATGGGTTGGGATTACCACCACGTCCAGATTGTAGATCTTGCCAAATTCCTCCGCCTCGGTCGCCGCGGTGCCGGTCATGCCCGCCAACTTGTGATACATGCGAAAGTAATTCTGGAAGGTGATAGTGGCCAGAGTGAGCGATTCCTGCTGAACTCGCACCCCCTCTTTGGCCTCAATGGCTTGGTGCAGGCCCTCGGCATAGCGACGGCCGTACATAAGCCGGCCAGTGAACTCGTCCACGATGATCACCTCGCCATCGCGGACGATATAGTCCCGGTCCCGCTTGTATAGCACATGTGCCCGCAGGGCGTTGTCCAAGTACGGGGTGAGCTCGAAGTGCTCAGGAGCGTACAGGTTGTCAATCCCTAGCCACTGCTCGATCTTGGCGATGCCTTCCTCGGTCAGGGTGACCACGCGCAATTTCTCATCTACAGTGTAGTCCACTTCTGGACGTAGCCGGCGC
This window encodes:
- the secA gene encoding preprotein translocase subunit SecA, whose amino-acid sequence is MFRTLVQKVIGDPNTRELKRLQPIVDQINALEPEMERLPDEAFREMTEQFKAQIRERTAELRDRVDEARLELERARGAQEYQQAREAFKQADKALRAAEEEVLNELLPRAFAAVREAGRRTIGLRHFDVQIIGGIVLHQGKIAEMKTGEGKTLVATLPLYLNALTGRGVHLVTPNDYLSKVGVQWMGPIYHLLGLSVGVIQSAAANPELGSFLFDPNYPAQDDRYRLLRPCSRREAYLADITYGTNNEFGFDYLRDNMVVDLSQCVQRELHYAIVDEVDNILIDEARTPLIISGSAQESSDYYRKFAELVRRLRPEVDYTVDEKLRVVTLTEEGIAKIEQWLGIDNLYAPEHFELTPYLDNALRAHVLYKRDRDYIVRDGEVIIVDEFTGRLMYGRRYAEGLHQAIEAKEGVRVQQESLTLATITFQNYFRMYHKLAGMTGTAATEAEEFGKIYNLDVVVIPTHRPMIRVDYPDVVYKTKEAKFRAVVEEIVQCHQRGQPVLVGTLAIETSEMLSNMLKRRGIPHEVLNAKYHEREAAIIAQAGRSGAVTIATNMAGRGVDILLGGNPEGLARERLRREGADLTQISQMQWNEAVDMLRRGEDPTRIFPERWAQVLAEAWRECAADREKVIALGGLHIIGTERHEARRIDNQLRGRAGRQGDPGSSRFYVALDDDLMRRFGGQSVAKLMERLGVEDDVPIEHNMVSKAIENAQIKVEGYNFDIRKHVLEYDDVVNTQREIIYAQRRRILSEPTMRPTIEGMIEDEIRSLINAYLASPDRGEWDLTGLHSAIQRIFPLPATETAARWRELTPQQLEERLLTMARELYDERERAFGPEVMRQIERLVMLNAVDSRWVRHLTDLDALREGIGLRAYGQVDPLVAYKKEAHEMYQGLLAAIRSDIVHQIFHVQLRREAIPTPAFRGRMVAHRGDGTAQPSQPVRSRPTPGRNDPCWCGSGKKYKHCHMRQDTAGPGGTAASSPAPSSPPRAAAATPQGRKQKRRR